The Silurus meridionalis isolate SWU-2019-XX chromosome 25, ASM1480568v1, whole genome shotgun sequence genomic interval GGAACTATgactatatttttttgtatttaatccaTGAGGTCATAGGAACTGCctgcaattttttattatttaacttcaAATCATACACAACAAAACCAGGGGTatgaaaaagaaactagagtttcTAAAAACTAGTATCACTGCGTCATAGTGTcatgcagtgtcactgtggctactaaCTCCATACCAGAAATACGATTTTTTTGTGCCCAAAAATATGATTtgaattgattattattattacatttaatattaaattttttaaagaaatgatttACTTAACTATTCAGAATGCTTGAACAAATGTCACCATTCCTTCcgtccttcattcattcacttccttgATATGTTTGCTAGCATTAGCCTCTAGTCAATTCCTGGTAAGCGGGTAATGCCAGCGCTATgaattctttagtgttttcatgcatgttctaactctagtttattttttatacccctggcattgttgtgtatgttttaacttgtaataataatactaataataataataataataataatattaataaaggcacttaaagtgcgaggcagagactaaacaaacttgcagtccacTACTTAAAATCAGATGttctacacaaaaaaatattgcattcagTACATGTGTACCAAACTGAAAGTTACTGAacaatgtatgtttattattagtgaaaccagactcaatatacggcatgaagaaaaaatattattgtaaatgtttgaaagtaattataattaatatttaaattacgtaactcatcaggacaccaaacagaacttttccACACGGGCAGTTgtaattgctggatgtgtgcatcattgcAGATTTTGCTGCTTGATTTAaaacttggcacatcagtaaaacaaacgtataataattacaaattacattttggtggtgtatttgtatatatatatatatatatatatatatatatatatatatatatatatatatatatatatatatacaaataaatagtttaaaaatcatatattgtgatttctggatttttttttttttttagattatgcctctcacagtggacatgcacctacgatgacaatttcagacccctccatgatttgtAAGTGGGAGAACTTAAGAGCAAAATAGCAGgctgttcaaatacttattttcctcactgtatataaattgaCACcttgcacatggagggtaagacacaaaagttCATCGCTAAGGAAGCTGGCTGTTCACaaagtgctgtatccaagcacattaatagaaagttgaatgaaaaaaatgtgttagaaaaaggtgaaatgaagcccattcaagaatttgggggagattcacaaagagtggactgcaggtggagtcagtgcttcaagagccaaaAGCAACAAATGTTGGTTAAaagaccatggtgttggtgtgcttgactggccagcaaactcatcAGACctggtattgtcaagaggaaaatgagaaacaaaagaccgaaaatgcaaaataaactaaacaccattttactaaagcaagaaacccagttaagacaacttcAAACCTCTAGTTGAGAAATTTCACCACTGTGGGACGagtaaaggtatatcttatcttatcctatactacaaccacaactgtgacacctacatcatctggagcagttcagaatcaacatttgtctaataacatgacaaaaatataaaatttaaataaaatacaatttactcaccagagatgcattcttataatttgcaccactcctcagaggcaGTGGTACCACTTGTATTTACTGGGCTGagactagctagctagcttccaggttggccgacctcctcatgatgtctagctttccttgaaaatttatttttaagtgtgtcctagaccaaataaatttctccttctccgtaggcataaaaaaagtctaaatcagatatattaatgtgtgcagagccaAACAGAATTGTTTTGCTAGGCGAACTtgactgtaacagtttccctctgaccaaaaaatcattatcaaaataatgacgctatataaactttctttcggcttctcccattaggggtcaccacagcggatcatccgcatgtttgatttggcacatgtttttacgctggatgcccttcataacgcaaccctccccatttatctgggcttgggaccagcactaataGTGGcttgggccgcagcggtgagagctccacatcctaaccactagaccaccagggagatatatatatatatatatattggggtTATATTACCCCATGGGGTAAAACAACAGGTGCCAAATTACATTTTTGCCATCATTTTACAGCATGGCTTGGGAACTAAAGTGATCATATAGGCGgtgttcaattttatttttagcctTTCGGCATGCAGAACACGTGCATGAGACACTGCGAGCGCAAACGGTGTTTTCTGTGccatttttatgcttttgacTATTATCGTGTTTTCATACCGTGTCTTTTCTTAAATGATCTGTTCGAGTAATGAAATGAGTTTTCCCTGTAATTTCTCTGCCCGCTTTAGTGCAGAAGTCGCAAAACATTTGTTTCTGCGTCTCATGAAAACTCTTGAATccaattatttatgtttttactgACTAACATAGAAAGATGGTCCTCAGTGCCTCTGCCGCTCACCCTATCTCTGAAGCTGGCACAAACTGCAGCCTGCAgtttgtaatttatatatatatatatatatatatatatatatatatatatatatatatatatatatacactttatatattaCTTTACTTGCCTTTTATCTGGATTTAATTGTTTAGCTTAAAGCTGCTGCCATCACTAGCACTAACAACTGCAATGTCAGCACATATGTAGAAACTAGTCCAAACAAAATGACTCTGACAGTGTTAAAAATCATGGTCAAAGAAAAGGATTAGTCTGCTCTAGCTGAGGTCGCAGGACAGAGATCCTGTCATTTATACAGCTACCATGCGCTGAAAacatcacttttttatttaagccACTTCCTCTCTGGAAATGAGAAGGGAAACAAGAAGTTTCCTGTTTTTCTAATTTTTAGGAATGTTCTTTACACACTGCTTtgttctcattcacacatggcacttttttttttttttttttaacccatttCTGTATTCAAGAAAACAAGGTTGTTAAATTGCAACTTGAATAATTTGATATaacaaagttgttttttttctgtgaatatTGTGAAACAGTATTGTAATCActgcatatgacaaaaaaatataatcaaatcaCATACAATTCAGTAGTATAGTCTAAATCCCATGgctatattttaataaagacAAAATCTAGTATTTAGTACAGAACGAATATCTGCCACAAAAATCATGAATTTAGTTAGTACATATATAATACTACAGTAAATTTAACTCTTTAAGTTTctatttacaattaaataaattttctgACCCCTACTATGAACTCCAGGTCAGTATATCAGCAGAAACTAGACAGGAAAGATAGGAAGGATgaacagaacacagagaggaagaaaacattttttcaccCTTTACAAACAAGGCATgaatactgtgcaaagattttAGGCAGGTTTGTTTCAGTTATGCTTTTTACTGACCATGATTTTGCATGCAAATATCTTGCATGAAAtcaaactgaaaataaaattttaatcacTACTCTTTTACAGATTATTTTAATCACACTATGCCATGCTCAAATTTATGGTTTGGTGAGTAACAGTAAAGCAAATGTAATAGAAAGCACTTAATAATGTGCAATTTTATAAGCTTCTGATAATGAGGATGGAAGCTGTTTGTTAAAATAActatgaatgcagcaatgtagtGGATGcagcaatacagtatatacagtaaaagtCAAAAGTTTAGAGACACCTCCTCCTTCAcaattttttgggtttttttgttttacaacaTTCAAACTTTGGAAGAACATGAAAGGATTTATGTAGTAACCAAAAACTGTTAAACaacatagaaaatgttttataatttagattgtccaaagtagctatATTTAGCTTAGATGACAGATTGACACAAACTCATGGAATTCTCTCAGATTTATAAAGCAACCACCTGGAATGATTTTTAATTCATCAGTGGGCCTGTAAAGAGTTACtctgtgacatttcttgcctttttttttcaatgtgctGTAAAACAATTAGTTGTATTGTGCAGATAAAAGGGTGAGTACAGCATCGATagccctattagtgctactacaactattGCACAAATGTCCATATTATATCAAGaaacacaattaaataaaggaaaaacacaCTTGTATACATGTATTTTCCAAATGCTgactccaaaaccatcaaacactaTGATGATATAGGCTCTCATGATGACTGTCCCAGGAAAAGAAAACCAAGatctacctctgctgcagatgATAAGTTAATTAGAATTTACCAGCCAAAGAAAACACTAGTTTTCTAGGTCTAGGTTATGAAAGAGCTATTTGTTGATGTAGGAGAGCGATGGAGTGCTACACCTGGCCTCCACAGACATCTgatctaaaatatatttgatagtATCGAATGAGTTGGACTGGAGagggaaggaaaagcagccaacaagcaaaCACGTCTGAGAACTCCTTAAGATAGGTGGAAAACCATTCCCAGTTAATACCCCATGACGCATGACTGTACAGTAAAAAGCTGTAGGAAAAAgaggctactttgaagaatcaAAAATTCAATGTTATTTAACACGTTTGTTGAttacataattccatatttgTTCTGTCATAATTTCAATGCCTTCAGTATTAATATACAGCGTTGAAAGcaataaagcacttttgtacgtcgctctggataaggtcgtctgctaaatgccacaaatgtaaatgtaaatgtaaaaacaaaaaaatttttttttataggctaACAAAAAAACTTCATATCTTTATAAATGCttatgcagtggtggacaaagcaGACAATTCCTCCTGTAAATCACAACTCTTTAAGCAAAGTTTTCTACTGTTACAGACACAGAGCCAGCATACTTTTAAACCTGGGGTTACAGTTGTGGTCTGACAACAGGTTCCAATTGAATGCATTTTAGGTATTCTTTTGAGATGTAGTAAAAAGTTATTACAAAATGTGTTGAAGTTTAAATTagtttcacaaaataaaaatactctgATAAAGTGCAGAAACTTAAAGTAaggtaacaaagtaaaaaaattttcagCTACTAATTGCTGCTACTATGCAGAAGTTAGCATAAAAAGATGTTGATTAGATGAAAATTGCAGgtacacattaaaacattacatacaTGTTTTTAAGAAATGAAATAGACAGTGGGCACAGGAAGgatgatattaatattatgttaGCTTTTCGTATgcaattctttctttttgcacGTGTCTGgacatattataaaaatatgctAGAAGCACATTACAGTGTGTGCATTCTGTGGGATACATATTTTGGACATTAGCACAGTGTCGACATAAGGACAAACTATTGCAGTGCATTGTGGAGCTTAATTAGGACGTGGTATTATTGTAGAATATACTCACATAAACCGGTGTTCTTAAGCTCGTTGAAAGACGATAATTTAGTCTGCTtgtaaatcattatttatttctaatggTCATAGAAATTCTggtgatgttagaaagctgaTGATATAATAGATTCAAtcaaaatctggcaacccttcAGCCAGCCCTATAATCGTGACACCTGAGGGAAGGCGTCGAGTCTCCAATCTGTGTATGTCGAGTATAAGTTGCTCATTTGGGGTTTTGAGTCTCAAACCAGCGCTTATTACTCTAGGCTTGTGTAACAGCCattcattatcatcatttttATATGGAAGTCAGCAACGCCTAAAGCACAACAGGTAAATGGTGCTGCAGCATCTCGGTCACGTATGTGTCAgcgtttatttaattttttaccaACAGTTACATTGAATTTTGTTAAGCATCGGATGTGTATGTGTCCTAAACTAAATGAGTCATACTTATcccaaattaaaaatattacttgtatttctttctttctttctttatttgttcatttatttgtatgttaaaACCTCTGCGTTTTAAAGTGTCTGGTATTTAGCAGTATTTAGTTAATCCTGTAGCCTTTTACTTAATGTTATACTGCTCATTTAGTGTCCTCCTGTTCgaacacacctgacttctctCAGTAGCTCATTCATACATTTGAAGTTTTTAAGAAAGACTTAGCTCAGGGTACAATGAAAAGAAGCCGCTGCGCTAAACTGTACCATACCGTCCACATTATGCCCTGAttatattgaagaaaaaaaaatctgaacatttTACTTATAATTAAATAGCgtggaaaaaaaagctgattttaAGACGCGGGATTGTAATTTGCAGGAATACATCAGCAGCCTAGTTTATTTGACCCACATGTTCCTAATCACATCTGATCTAGGGTCTAATATGCCCTCAGAAAACACTTctcattttgtttaatatattatgcattttatatttacagtccagggcattataatataacataaaatataaacattttcattttagatAATAACCTTGACTTCTGCAGGGAAGCTTATAAATGAAATGTAGACACACGTTCTCAATTATTAAGTCAGTAAGTGCATCTTTGATactggcttcttttttttctccaatgtATATTGTCTCCTGTTTACTAGCTTCACTAGCTCATCCCCACTACTTTTATCTATTCTTCTAAAGCACAAGTGTTACCAGTGTTAAATTTACCAGTGTTCTATGCATAACGCTTGTAAAAAATAATGGCCCCAACAATTTCAGCATTGATAAATTCGTTAACATATAACCAACTCGGGTAAATATTTCTAGTTATCCTGCTGATTCAGAACTATTTCAGGCTGGTTTTATGTGCACCTTAAACTTTTGCTGACTGATGCATTTTAATGGAACGCatcatttatcttatttattgaACAGCAAGAATAATAaggtaaatgttttttctgtgcCACCAAATGGTtaaatagattattattattgtcccTTACACAGACTGCACGTGATTATGCGATTCAACACAACTCATGACtaaagtacaaataaattaaatatttacttcaGTTCTATATGAAGCTTTTGGGGGACTTGGAAACCTCTCTAAATGTAATTTAGTTTACCCTTAATGATATTCAGTGTTTGCGGTATTTATCTGAAGCAAGTCAATGCACATCACAAGTGTATTTAAGTAGCACCTAAGGGAAGAATCTGAAGCTTATTTGTTTTAGGCTTTCAGTGTCAGGATTTTGAaaatcaattatatatttttgcccTACTGAATTATTGGTGTTGCGACATTAATGTGTAACAAAAAACATCATACTGAGGTTTTAACTATGACCTATAAAATACTTAACTATGACCTATAAAATACTTGTGTGCACTTGTATTATAATTTCAGCACTACTGTGTGTTAacagttaaatgtttttttattctgttcataATCTTAATTCCCTTTCTCAGAACATGCTATATTctcgtgtgtgcatgtgtgggagCATGACagtgagtaaaagaaaaatgaaattgaattgtCTTTGTGAATTGCTGTGATATTTCCTCTTAAAGTTAATGTTAACATAAATTCCTTAGTTAGCTAGTCACTGAACAATGATTGCATTCATGTGATTGAGAAGAAGCCTGGGTTAATGTAAAAGCCACAGCAAATGAATGTCACAAGATTTCTACATGTTCAGGTCATTAAAGATGTCACCACATATCTTTAACGACCTGaacatgtagtgtgtgtgtgtgtgtgtgtgtgtgtgtgtgtgtgtgtgtgtgtgtgtgtgtgtgtgtgtgtgtgtgtgtatttaatataaataaagttgaATCATGTACGTACAAGCAATGCAACTTTCATGCAATGCAACATTAATATCTCAAAATAATTCACTGTCTAATGTCAAGGTCTGGCATGAATATACGGGTGAATGAAAACTGTTCTCAGCAGTAGAATGGTTTTGATTATGATAAACAAAAGGCAAGCAGAGGCAAAATTAACTGGATTTAATTGGGCAACCTTTGATCTTGGCCAACCTTTAACCATAACTTTTTAGCAGCTCTTATTGCACTGTGAACAGTCGAGCATAGCATCTGAAGGTAGGGCTCTAAggctttattttcctttctaaCATTTACTTGGACATTacgttttgtgtgtatgtgtctaaaCTGTTTGTCTTAATTATAAAATTGATTGTTTAGTAGTACCTTACGTGGTTTGTTGAGGCTTAACTTAAGCAttacttgttttttcttttatctggaATCACTTGTGTGTTTTCAGAGTGCAAGAAGTGCTACAAAAGGATAGTTTTGTCACGTGTCATGCCACGCTGATGTTAAAGTGCACAATGCATTTGTTAAGCATTAAGCTTTGGGGTTTTTTCCATAGAGAGAGAAACTACAGTTGATTTTCCCTACCTCTTTAGGTCCATTGCTGAGGCTATGTGGTTGCTGAATAGCCTAACTGAATGTGATCCATGTTTTGAGGAGGctttgcttcttttttcccctgagGTACCGCTACCATGTCAACAGAAGTACAGCCTGTGCCTGTAGCCCCCGCAGGACCCATGGCTGAATCTACAGTGCCTGCTGTTACCAAAGAGACCAGCGCAGGGCTATCTGAAAACCATACAGCCGCAACCACAAGCAAGTTTTTTtcaagagagaagaagagaggtACAGTAGTGTTTCTTCAACTTTAGAAAGTTTAAGTTTTTCTGACAGAGGGTATAACCCTAAAACCTTTAGATTTTAACCACGctctgcattgtttttttttttttttttttttgttttttggtctgTTCATTAATCTTTCTCTTCTCAGCTCCAGAGAGGACTGATGAGTATCTGCTGGCCAGGTTTCAAGGTGATGGTGTTAGATATAAGGCCAAACTGATTGGCATTGATGATGTGCCTGAAGCTAGAGGGGACAAAATGAGTCAGGACTCCATGATGAAACTGAAGGTACAGATCCAAAATGGCTAACCTCAAAAAGTGGtgccctgtaattaaaaaaattcagatgtgacattaaatatacataaacatttctAACCCTTCAATTACAAAGGTAACGGGTATATGACACACTTCTGTGGTCTTGTGGTTTCTggttctgtgtttgtttttgtagggCATGGCTGTAGCTGCACGTTCCCAAGGAAAACACAAGCAAAGAATCTGGGTGAACATCTCTCTAGAGGGAATTAAGATAATTGATGAAAAGACTGGTGTAAGAAACACAATTTTGATAAATTTTAGTCATTAGTTTACAATATCATTACATTGACCCCATGTGTTAGTATGCTCCTGTTGctgattttatgtatttatttattgctgttcTTTCTCTTGCAGGTGATTGAACATGAGCATGCAGTGAATAAGATCTCATTCATTGCTCGTGACATCACGGATAACAGAGCGTTTGGATATGTGTGTGGGGCAGAAGGCCAGCATCAGTTCTTTGCCATCAAGACAACTCAGCAGGTTTCTGCTGGCCCTTGATCAATAAGCAAttggcagattttctttttgAGAAAATTTGTTCAGTCTTTATATCGGCATGTGCCAGATTTGTGATTTTAAACCTAATCTCTAAATGTACACACAGTCCACATTTCCTCTGACCACTAGCTCGTCTTTAATGCAACTCAAAAGAACGAGTCGTCTTAAAGAGTGATTAGTGATTTTCTCTGTAGAATACACCCTTTtatacacaggaaacagaagtgAATAGTTCTTCCAACTCTTCCAGTCAGAgttattcattcttttatcacATGACCCCCATAGAggctatgcagtgcattacataggaaacagaattgagtagttcatcatGACTCCTCTAGTCTAAGACGTTTGCTCTATTATCATGTGACTCCCGTAGAAGctacaaaatgaaagaaataatgaCACGGACCACAAGATATGAGCGGTGAGCTACTCATTCTGTTGTAAAAATCACATGAAAATGTTCTTGGCTGCAATGTCATATTTTCCATTACTGTAGttaaagtttgtgtatgtagacgtgttgggggatctacttatttaaatttttcattCGATctaatttctgatcaaagtatgtgtgtgtgtgtgtgtgaaataaataaaacataacaccAAGATGTCTCTTTTCTTTAACCCTTCAGGCACAACCCCTGGTTGTGGATCTGAAAGATTTATTTCAGGTGATTTTcaacacaagaaagaaagaggctgAAACTACACAGAAGGTAATATGGTTTGTTGAAACTGGcaccaatttttattttatgtaacaaTATCCCTGTCTTATTAGTGTATCTGACTTTACTGCTCAGCAGATAAATATGACCTCATGGCAAAGCTTTCACGTGTGTTTCACCTACTATTACTACGAAAGCTGTTGCATTACTTGTCTGAAAGATGACTGTTTACAATTTGGTTATGCTGCACTCTAGTGGTTATTTGCAAGTGTGCTATTCCAACACGTTCTTCCGCACccttttcttaaaaacaaaacaaacaaaaaaaacaacctttgttttttcttatttttaaggATGATTCCAGTACTGTTATTGAGGTAGGCATTGTACAATTAAGTAGCCTAATGCATTCTTTTCAACTCTACTGCATTGATATTTGACTAgatttaatttctttctctgtttaaaGAATGGAAGTGATACTTTGCTCAGTCTGGATGGTCAAGTGGAGTCATTAAAAGTAAGATTGCTTACTAATTTTGTCATTAGGTGTTCAGAATAATTAAACTTAACAAATCTATTTGAAAGGATGAGAAATTTTATTTCTGCATGCAGCTTATGGAACAGATGGACCTTTTTGGAGACATGTCTACACCCCCAGATATCAACTCTCCTATGGTAATACATGGTTAATCCACATTGCTACTCACTAAAGGATCTAGATTATTCTCTTAGGCATCAACAAGTGTAACTGTAGTTACAACCAAGTATACTTTCATTTCCTTCTTCCACATTTTTTTGTGATCAGGATGCTTGCATAAATCATACAGAGGTTAATCTTTCCATGATTACTGAATAATTAGCAGATGTTATGTAAAGCTGGATATTAAATAAGAACATAAgacccttttttaaaaaaagaatttttaacCTCTTTTCCTTTGAAATAGTTCTGTTAATTTCCTTTCTATTTTTCCAGGATTAagcttttaaaaatactttttttgagCTAAAATCATggtacatttgacatttttacctTCTTGTCTCAAAGAGTTAAAAAATGACTGATTTACAAATTAGCAAGCTAAATGTCATAATTATCGACTTTGCAGTGCTGGCACATTTTACAAAGGATATTTAAAAGTCACATATTTATGGCTTTATCTATGATCCGGCAGTATCACTGGACAACCCAATCTGATTTTACCTTACTAGCAAATTCTACAATTTTAAGGTCTAACcaagactctctctctctctctctctctcttacttttattttcataatcTTGTCATCTTTTTTCCTAtccttctttccctttttaAAATTAGCTGAACAGTGTTTTGTTGCTGGAGCTTGCTTCTGTGATTGATGCCAATCAGAACCACCTTAAAGACAATCCTTTCATTTCTTATCCAACAGTTCCTTGTAACACACCCACTGATGCCCCATTCTCTTCAGTTTTAGATAAAGTCTTCAGTACCAGTCCAGTCCCATTCAGTAATGAAGCATTTAATCCACTTATTTGCCAGTTTGGCACTTCCATTTCTAATGTTTCACCCATGTTGACCAACTGCACATCAGTTATTTCTGATTGCTAtatgaaaggggaaaaaaagagcccTCTTTTTTCCAACCTGAATGATCAAACAAAACTGTACTTACCCCAAATTCCTTCTCCACTGTGTAATGGTCTCAGCAACTCTTTGCTTCCTATACTTCAATCTCCACCTGTCTGTAAAAGTCAAGCTGTGCCACCTGTTTTACATAATGATGGGGTGATAGCCCTTTGTCCCCCACCACCAAGCTCTAACTGTGGCCGTGTGCAGAGGAGACGGAAGGTgaacttttgttttttgcacactATTAATTAGCTGGTAACAGTGATGGGTGATGGGTGGTGTTTCACAGGTGCCATCTGAATGCAgttgattaaattcattatttctgCATGCTAATCTTGGtcctcaatatttttttttttttttttgcttgctggTAAAGGCTTTTTTTATGACCATGGTTGAGAGTAATATGTGCAATTTCTGCTTTGTTTGTACACATAAACctaattaaattttaaagtttaaatgtatttttcagtCATGATGTGTGAAATGTGATAACTGTATTATGTGTGTGAGCGATTCCTTGCTCTCTCCACAGTCTTCTGGAAATGAAATGATTGGGACATTTGCATCACCAACTCAGGGTGAAGGTGAACACAAAGCCCATACCAGTTCCACTATTCCAGGAGATCTGTTCAACCCTACGATCACCTCCACAGCTGCTATTCGTTAGTagagtttaagtttatttctcaGAGTAACTATGTATTCATTCAGTGacctttatttaaattaaacagcaAAATTCCATCCacataaaaactgtttttttttattttattttttttttacagtggtggtggtggccaTTATGCAgtatataatgcatttaatacttattcataaatataaatattttttttttttgtgttcccTTCATTCATTTTAGTGTCCATGCCATTGGGATCACCATCATTTTGTCAAGCTTCTACAACAGGTCCATGGGGTCAACCAGCCCTCACATTGTTTCCTGCCCAAGTACCAGTCCAAGGTACACCATTAAATTCTATTGCCCAACCCTGTGGTTTTGGAACACCAGTGCCTCAATGGGGACAGCAGATGCCTCCTTCAGTTGGTACTCAAGCTTGGGGCCAACTAGCAACAACAGCAGCCTGGCCCCAATCTGGCATGGTGTCCAACCCCTGTCAGCCCTGTCGATTTCCCTCAATGATTGCTCCCCCTGGAGGAATTACAGTGCAGCCTTCTTCAGGACACCCCCTTCTGCCATGTCGGCCTCCCCCTACAATGGAAGAGTTACCGGCtattaaaaatgcttttacTGCTCTGGACCCTCTCGGTGGAAAGGAACAGAAAACCGGAAAGGATATGTTCAAAGATTTTCAGATGGCAAAACCTGGAAGTGCCGCTCAGTTAAGACAAAACACTAACACATTTGATCAGTACTTCTCCAACAAAGTTGGAGTAGCCCAGGAAGCAGCTGACCATGATGAATTTGACATCAACCAGCTCTCTGAAAAATCTGTTGGTAATAACCTAGACAAAATTGTTTCTGcttataaaaatgtaagaactGCACTTATTGtgtgttcattatttttttagagCCTCCAGTACCTGTACTTCAACAGGCCTCTACAGCTACTAGACGAGTTCTGGCTCCAAGCTTGAACCATTCCTCAACAGGATTGAACTTGGATGCTGCTTTCACTCCTAATCCAGTTCCAATTCCATCAGACTCTGACCCTTTACCTGTTGCCAG includes:
- the dab2 gene encoding disabled homolog 2 isoform X4, which translates into the protein MSTEVQPVPVAPAGPMAESTVPAVTKETSAGLSENHTAATTSKFFSREKKRAPERTDEYLLARFQGDGVRYKAKLIGIDDVPEARGDKMSQDSMMKLKGMAVAARSQGKHKQRIWVNISLEGIKIIDEKTGVIEHEHAVNKISFIARDITDNRAFGYVCGAEGQHQFFAIKTTQQAQPLVVDLKDLFQVIFNTRKKEAETTQKDDSSTVIENGSDTLLSLDGQVESLKLMEQMDLFGDMSTPPDINSPMSSGNEMIGTFASPTQGEGEHKAHTSSTIPGDLFNPTITSTAAILSMPLGSPSFCQASTTGPWGQPALTLFPAQVPVQGTPLNSIAQPCGFGTPVPQWGQQMPPSVGTQAWGQLATTAAWPQSGMVSNPCQPCRFPSMIAPPGGITVQPSSGHPLLPCRPPPTMEELPAIKNAFTALDPLGGKEQKTGKDMFKDFQMAKPGSAAQLRQNTNTFDQYFSNKVGVAQEAADHDEFDINQLSEKSVEPPVPVLQQASTATRRVLAPSLNHSSTGLNLDAAFTPNPVPIPSDSDPLPVARLFDDAFGSSFVAPLTTSGSASQTSAKAGTFVDPFGENPFA
- the dab2 gene encoding disabled homolog 2 isoform X2, which gives rise to MSTEVQPVPVAPAGPMAESTVPAVTKETSAGLSENHTAATTSKFFSREKKRAPERTDEYLLARFQGDGVRYKAKLIGIDDVPEARGDKMSQDSMMKLKGMAVAARSQGKHKQRIWVNISLEGIKIIDEKTGVIEHEHAVNKISFIARDITDNRAFGYVCGAEGQHQFFAIKTTQQAQPLVVDLKDLFQVIFNTRKKEAETTQKDDSSTVIENGSDTLLSLDGQVESLKLMEQMDLFGDMSTPPDINSPMLNSVLLLELASVIDANQNHLKDNPFISYPTVPCNTPTDAPFSSVLDKVFSTSPVPFSNEAFNPLICQFGTSISNVSPMLTNCTSVISDCYMKGEKKSPLFSNLNDQTKLYLPQIPSPLCNGLSNSLLPILQSPPVCKSQAVPPVLHNDGVIALCPPPPSSNCGRVQRRRKSSGNEMIGTFASPTQGEGEHKAHTSSTIPGDLFNPTITSTAAILSMPLGSPSFCQASTTGPWGQPALTLFPAQVPVQGTPLNSIAQPCGFGTPVPQWGQQMPPSVGTQAWGQLATTAAWPQSGMVSNPCQPCRFPSMIAPPGGITVQPSSGHPLLPCRPPPTMEELPAIKNAFTALDPLGGKEQKTGKDMFKDFQMAKPGSAAQLRQNTNTFDQYFSNKVGVAQEAADHDEFDINQLSEKSVEPPVPVLQQASTATRRVLAPSLNHSSTGLNLDAAFTPNPVPIPSDSDPLPVARLFDDAFGSSFVAPLTTSGSASQTSAKAGTFVDPFGENPFA
- the dab2 gene encoding disabled homolog 2 isoform X3, whose amino-acid sequence is MSTEVQPVPVAPAGPMAESTVPAVTKETSAGLSENHTAATTSKFFSREKKRAPERTDEYLLARFQGDGVRYKAKLIGIDDVPEARGDKMSQDSMMKLKGMAVAARSQGKHKQRIWVNISLEGIKIIDEKTGVIEHEHAVNKISFIARDITDNRAFGYVCGAEGQHQFFAIKTTQQAQPLVVDLKDLFQVIFNTRKKEAETTQKDDSSTVIENGSDTLLSLDGQVESLKDEKFYFCMQLMEQMDLFGDMSTPPDINSPMSSGNEMIGTFASPTQGEGEHKAHTSSTIPGDLFNPTITSTAAILSMPLGSPSFCQASTTGPWGQPALTLFPAQVPVQGTPLNSIAQPCGFGTPVPQWGQQMPPSVGTQAWGQLATTAAWPQSGMVSNPCQPCRFPSMIAPPGGITVQPSSGHPLLPCRPPPTMEELPAIKNAFTALDPLGGKEQKTGKDMFKDFQMAKPGSAAQLRQNTNTFDQYFSNKVGVAQEAADHDEFDINQLSEKSVEPPVPVLQQASTATRRVLAPSLNHSSTGLNLDAAFTPNPVPIPSDSDPLPVARLFDDAFGSSFVAPLTTSGSASQTSAKAGTFVDPFGENPFA